The Gemmatimonas phototrophica region CAAAAAGCGACTGGGGTCCCGTGCCACGACAGAGCCGGTAGTCCTTGGTGGCGCGCACGGTGTCCCGTTCGCTGTAGGTGGTTTTCCACGGCACACACTGGCCATCGGCGGTGGGCAGGGCCCCCAGCTCCATCGTGACTTGCACCGGGGTGGCGTTCGGGCGCAGGGGCAGGTTCACCAGGGTGCCCTTCCACACCCCGGCGAGGTCGGGGGCGGGCTGGGCCCGGGCGGCGGGGGCCACGGCGAGGAGCAACGCGGGCAGCAGGACCCGCCGCGAAACCTTCAGGGTGCGCTGTAACAATCGCCGGTCCTTCGCGTAGGTTGGGGGGAACATGACCATGTCAGAAAATACCGCGCCGGACGCGGTCCCGGCGTTCCGTACCGCCCTCCGTGGCCAGTACGACATTCAGCGGGAATTGGGGCGTGGCGGCATGGGTATCGTGCTGCTAGCCCGCGACGAGCGACTCGACCGTTCCGTCGCTCTCAAGGTGCTCCCGCCGCAGCTGGCCGAGGATGCCGACACGCGCGAGCGATTCCTGCGCGAAGCGCGCATGGCGGCGCAGCTGTCCCATCCCAACATCGTACCGGTGTACCGGGCCGATGACATCGGCGGCTTCGCCTTCTTCGCCATGGGGTACGTGGACGGCGAAACCCTTGGCGATCGCATCCGCGACCGCGGCACGCTGTCGGCCCCGGATACCGTACGCATTTTGCGCGAAGTGGCCTGGGCGCTCGCCTATGCGCATGCCCGCGGCATTGTGCACCGCGACATCAAGCCGGAAAACATTCTGCTCGATCGCCAGAGCGGCCGCGCCATCGTGACCGACTTCGGCATTGCGCGCGCCGACTTTAACCCGGCGCTCACGCAGGACGGCCTCGTGCTGGGCACCGTACACTACATGAGCCCCGAGCAGGCCACCGGCGAACCGCTCGACGGCCGCAGTGATTTGTACGCGCTGGGGTGCATCGGCTTCCTCGCCTTGAGCGGTCGCTTGCCGTTCGATGGGACCACTCCGCAGGGCGTGCTCGTGGCCCATGCCACCAAGGAACCGCCGGCGCTTCGCTCCGTAGCGCCCTCGGTCTCCCCTGCCCTCGCGTCAGTCATTGACCGCTGTTTGCGCAAACGCGCCGACGAACGCTTCGAGACGGGTGAGGCACTCGCCGATGCCTTGGGCAAGGCCCTCGAAGCCATCGAGCAGGATGCCCGGGGGCAGGCCAGTGCCGTCGTGCTCTCCAGCGAATCCGCCATGGCCGTCTGGCGGCGCGCCGCAGAATTGCAGGCTGAAGCAGCCGCTCGACTGGAAACGCGAATACGTAGCAACGAAACGCGCGCGTTGGCCCCTGCCACCGACAGTAGTGCGTCTGCTGGGGTGACACCCACGGATGCCTATCGTTTGCGTGATGTGGAGGCCGCCGCCGTGGAAGCCGGCATTTCGCAGCGATACGTGGCCCTCGCGCTGGACGAAATGCGCAGCATAGCGCCGGGGGAAATGGCCAAAGCCGACGTTTCCCCCTTTGCCGAACGCCTCGCCACGCGCGTGTTCGGCACGTCGCAGCGCACCGTGTCCGTTTCTCGTGTCTTCCGAGCGCCGCCGCGAACGGTGCTGCAGTCGCTGGGGCGCTCGTTGCAGGCTTCACCATGGTTGCTTTCGCTGCAGGACACCTTGGGCGGCCATCCGCTGGACGGCGGCGTTTTGGTGTTCAGTATCCCCGACATGGTGGCTGGCAACTACAAATGGACATGGACGAAGTACGGCGTGTACGCCCCTGACGTACGGGTGACGATTGCCGGTTTGCCTGGCGACTCGCGTGCCTGCGAGGTCACCATGACCATCGATTTGCGGAAGGGACGGAAGCCAAACTTGTGGGGCTACGGGATCATCAGCGGCCTGGGAGCGGCAGGAGGGGCCGGCATTGGTGCCGTCATTGGCAAGGCGGCCCTGGCCTTGGCCGGCGCGGCCCTCTCAGGCCCGGCGATGGCCGGCGCCGTCGTGCTCGGCATCGGGTGTCTGGCCGGCACCGGCCCGTGCTACCGCTGGGAAATCCGCAAAGCCGTCAGCGAATTGGAGGCCGCGCTCACAGCCATCGATGCCTCCATGCGCGCCTTCGACATCTTTGGGGAGAATCCGCCGCCGCCACCACCGCCGGTGGCCAGTGCCGGCGGCGACATGTTCTTCTGACCGTCAGGGTAGACAGTGCCTCAGTAATAAGATATATTTCTCCGTACTCCAACCTGAGGTCTGCATGTCCATTCGTCCGGTCAAACGCATCGTTACCGCCCAGCCCACCATGGAAGGGGCCGGTGTGCACCTCCATCGTGGCTTCGGTTTTGGCGAAACGGCCGAGACCGACCCGTTCCTGCTCTTCGACGATTTCCGTGGCGACGCCCCGGCCCAGTATCAGGCCGGTTTTCCCTGGCACCCGCACCGCGGCATTGAGACCATTACCTACGTGTTGGCCGGCAACGTTGAGCATGCGGACTCGCTGGGGAACCGCGGCATGCTCGGCGCTGGCGACGTGCAATGGATGACCGCCGGCAGCGGCATCATTCACCACGAAATGCCGCACGGCGACCCGCAGGGACGCATGCATGGGTTCCAGCTGTGGGCCAACCTGCCCTCGGCGCAGAAAATGGTCGCGCCGCGCTATCAGGACGTGCAGTCGAAGGAAATTGCGGAGATCATCGACGATGATGGCACCACGGTACGGGTGATCTGCGGTGAGTTCTGGGGCAAGACGGGGCCGGTGGATGGCATTGCGGCTGATCCCTGCTATCTCGATGTGTTTGTCCCGGCTGGCGTGAAAAAGTCACTGCCGGTAGACGCATATCGCAGCACATTCGCCTACATTTTTCAGGGCAGTGGTACGTTCCGGCACGCGTCGGATCCGATGGGCGTGCTGACCGAACGTACGGCCGGCAACGACGATGACCTCGTGCGCGACATGTCGGGGAATCGCTCGCTCATCTTTTTCGACACTGGCAACGAAGTGGTCGTGCGCGCAGGCGAGGAAGGCATTCGCTTCCTGCTTGTGAGCGGTGCGCCCATCAAGGAACCGGTTGCATGGTACGGGCCCATCGTGATGAACACCCAGGCCGAGTTGCAGGAGGCGGTGCGCGAGTTGCGCGCGGGGACGTTCATCAAGCATTGAACGCTCAGCCTTTGTCGTCATGACTGTTCGCACAGTGGCCGCTGGTTTTTGGACGATGTTGGGGCGGGGCTCTCTGAGCCTCGCCCTTTCGCCGTGGCTGGCCATGGCGCAGCCGGCCCAATCGGCCGCTGCGGCATCAGCGGCGAGTGCCGCCAAGCCGGCCGCCAAACCGGCCTCGCCAGCGCCCAAGAAAAAGAAGGTGGAGTTCACCGGCTCCATGGGCTTCTCGCAAACCAACGGCAACGCCAACGCGATGGCCGCCAACGTGACCAACAAGGTGAAATACTCGTTGGCTGGCTGGAGCTTTCAGCAGGATCTCGCGTTCTTCTACGGCGAAGCCAACGCCAAGGTCAACACGAACTTCTGGAACGGTGGCCTGCGCGGCGAGCGCGTGGTGGCCGAACGCGTCTCCCTGTTTCTGGCGTCACGCTACGACCGGAACGTGGTACAGGGTGTCGCCAATCGCTATCAGCAGGGCTTTGGTGT contains the following coding sequences:
- a CDS encoding serine/threonine-protein kinase, with amino-acid sequence MTMSENTAPDAVPAFRTALRGQYDIQRELGRGGMGIVLLARDERLDRSVALKVLPPQLAEDADTRERFLREARMAAQLSHPNIVPVYRADDIGGFAFFAMGYVDGETLGDRIRDRGTLSAPDTVRILREVAWALAYAHARGIVHRDIKPENILLDRQSGRAIVTDFGIARADFNPALTQDGLVLGTVHYMSPEQATGEPLDGRSDLYALGCIGFLALSGRLPFDGTTPQGVLVAHATKEPPALRSVAPSVSPALASVIDRCLRKRADERFETGEALADALGKALEAIEQDARGQASAVVLSSESAMAVWRRAAELQAEAAARLETRIRSNETRALAPATDSSASAGVTPTDAYRLRDVEAAAVEAGISQRYVALALDEMRSIAPGEMAKADVSPFAERLATRVFGTSQRTVSVSRVFRAPPRTVLQSLGRSLQASPWLLSLQDTLGGHPLDGGVLVFSIPDMVAGNYKWTWTKYGVYAPDVRVTIAGLPGDSRACEVTMTIDLRKGRKPNLWGYGIISGLGAAGGAGIGAVIGKAALALAGAALSGPAMAGAVVLGIGCLAGTGPCYRWEIRKAVSELEAALTAIDASMRAFDIFGENPPPPPPPVASAGGDMFF
- a CDS encoding pirin family protein — encoded protein: MSIRPVKRIVTAQPTMEGAGVHLHRGFGFGETAETDPFLLFDDFRGDAPAQYQAGFPWHPHRGIETITYVLAGNVEHADSLGNRGMLGAGDVQWMTAGSGIIHHEMPHGDPQGRMHGFQLWANLPSAQKMVAPRYQDVQSKEIAEIIDDDGTTVRVICGEFWGKTGPVDGIAADPCYLDVFVPAGVKKSLPVDAYRSTFAYIFQGSGTFRHASDPMGVLTERTAGNDDDLVRDMSGNRSLIFFDTGNEVVVRAGEEGIRFLLVSGAPIKEPVAWYGPIVMNTQAELQEAVRELRAGTFIKH
- a CDS encoding DUF481 domain-containing protein: MTVRTVAAGFWTMLGRGSLSLALSPWLAMAQPAQSAAAASAASAAKPAAKPASPAPKKKKVEFTGSMGFSQTNGNANAMAANVTNKVKYSLAGWSFQQDLAFFYGEANAKVNTNFWNGGLRGERVVAERVSLFLASRYDRNVVQGVANRYQQGFGVTVKAVEDHANKLNVAVGGSLFQQQLTAGSTAKVSRAFPAARAAIDYRRKLTDLAYVQQTAEYLPAIGDTATSYFVNTESSVVAPISKSVGLKVGYVIRYNSEPPIRNNIQLRAMDTFFSSGLTLTF